One Curtobacterium sp. MCLR17_032 genomic window carries:
- a CDS encoding DNA-directed RNA polymerase subunit beta', with the protein MLEATSFDAIRIGLATAEDIRQWSYGEVKKPETINYRTLKPEKDGLFGEQIFGPSRDWECACGKYKRVRFKGIVCERCGVEVTKSSVRRERMGHIELAAPVTHIWYFKGVPSRLGYLLDMAPKDLEKVIYFAAYMIISIDEEGRHADMPGLENEMRLEIKTLEGQRDSIIADRLKKLEDDLAALEEEGAKADVKRRTKDTAEKEMSQVRKSFDEDITRLERVWEDFRNLKVGDLKPEDAVFHELQDRFGIYFDAFMGAEAIKLRLEAFDLAAEAEALRLQIAEGKGQKKIRAIKRLRVVSSFLATGNSPAAMVLDVVPVIPPELRPMVQLDGGRFATSDLNDLYRRVINRNNRLRRLLDLGAPEIIVNNEKRMLQEAVDALFDNGRRGRPVTGTGNRALKSLSDMLKGKQGRFRQNLLGKRVDYSGRSVIIVGPQLKLHQCGLPKQMALELFKPFVIKRLIDLSHAQNIKSAKRMVERSRAQVWDVLEEIIRERPVLLNRAPTLHRLGIQAFEPQLVEGKAIQLHPLVCAAFNADFDGDQMAVHLPLSVEAQAEARILMLASNNILKPSDGRPVTLPAQDMIIGLHHLTTVREGAVGEGRSFSSVAEAIMAKDQNTLHLNAMVKIRMSGVHFAEGEAPEGYEVGQSILLETTLGRALFNETLPTDYPFVQKVTDKGTLSAIVNDLAERYSKTETAAALDRIKDAGFYWGTRSGVTVALSDVVTPPRKKEIIAGYEIQAAKVQGEFDKGLITDSERRADLIKIWTEATNEIAQEMRDNFPKDNTINRMVSSGARGNWLQVRNIAGMRGLVSNPKGDIIARPIINSYREGLTVAEYFIATHGARKGLADTALRTADSGYLTRRLVDVSQDVIIREDDCGTTRGLELPIATMGADGKLVRDPRVENTVYSRTLATEAVDASGTVVAEGGEDVGDVLLDKLLAAGVESIKVRSVLTCESAVGVCAQCYGRSLATGNLVDIGEAVGIIAAQSIGEPGTQLTMRTFHTGGSASADDITQGLPRVTELFEARTPKGASPIAEAPGRATIEDTDKGRRIILTPDNGDEPFIYPVLKRATLLIEDGQHVELGEQFIAGTVDPKEVLRVKGVREVQKHLVNGVQDVYGSQGVPIHDKHIEVIVRQMLRKVTVVDHADTDLLPGELVDRSRYNAINRAALQEGRKTASARQEVMGITKASLATESWLSAASFQETTRVLTQAAMEGKQDQLVGLKENVIIGKLIPAGTGLSRYRDVDVNATEEAKAERYPNRIFADDSSFSDADLSFVDFDSFSSDDFTPGTYN; encoded by the coding sequence TTGCTCGAAGCAACTTCCTTTGACGCCATTCGGATCGGCCTCGCTACCGCCGAGGACATCCGCCAGTGGTCGTACGGCGAGGTCAAGAAGCCGGAGACGATCAACTACCGCACCCTGAAGCCCGAGAAGGACGGTCTGTTCGGTGAACAGATCTTCGGTCCGTCCCGCGACTGGGAGTGCGCCTGCGGCAAGTACAAGCGAGTCCGGTTCAAGGGCATCGTCTGCGAGCGCTGCGGCGTCGAGGTCACCAAGTCCTCGGTCCGTCGTGAGCGCATGGGCCACATCGAGCTCGCCGCACCCGTCACGCACATCTGGTACTTCAAGGGCGTTCCGTCGCGCTTGGGCTACCTGCTGGACATGGCCCCGAAGGACCTCGAGAAGGTCATCTACTTCGCGGCGTACATGATCATCAGCATCGACGAGGAGGGCCGTCACGCTGACATGCCCGGCCTCGAGAACGAGATGCGCCTCGAGATCAAGACGCTCGAGGGTCAGCGCGACTCGATCATCGCCGACCGCCTCAAGAAGCTCGAGGACGACCTCGCAGCGCTCGAGGAAGAAGGCGCCAAGGCCGACGTGAAGCGCCGGACCAAGGACACCGCCGAGAAGGAGATGTCCCAGGTCCGCAAGTCCTTCGACGAGGACATCACCCGTCTCGAGCGTGTTTGGGAGGACTTCCGCAACCTCAAGGTGGGCGACCTCAAGCCCGAGGACGCCGTCTTCCACGAGCTCCAGGACCGCTTCGGGATCTACTTCGACGCCTTCATGGGCGCCGAGGCGATCAAGCTGCGGCTCGAGGCCTTCGACCTGGCCGCTGAGGCCGAGGCACTGCGTCTGCAGATCGCCGAGGGCAAGGGCCAGAAGAAGATCCGCGCGATCAAGCGTCTGCGCGTCGTCAGCTCCTTCCTCGCCACCGGCAACTCGCCGGCCGCGATGGTGCTCGACGTCGTGCCGGTCATCCCGCCGGAACTGCGCCCGATGGTGCAGCTCGACGGTGGCCGCTTCGCCACGTCGGACCTCAACGACCTCTACCGTCGTGTGATCAACCGCAACAACCGTCTCCGCCGCCTGCTCGACCTCGGTGCCCCCGAGATCATCGTGAACAACGAGAAGCGCATGCTGCAGGAAGCGGTCGACGCGCTGTTCGACAACGGTCGTCGTGGCCGCCCCGTCACGGGTACCGGCAACCGCGCCCTGAAGTCCCTGAGCGACATGCTCAAGGGCAAGCAGGGTCGTTTCCGCCAGAACCTGCTCGGCAAGCGCGTCGACTACTCGGGTCGTTCGGTCATCATCGTCGGCCCGCAGCTCAAGCTCCACCAGTGCGGTCTGCCCAAGCAGATGGCGCTCGAGCTGTTCAAGCCGTTCGTCATCAAGCGCCTGATCGACCTGTCGCACGCGCAGAACATCAAGTCGGCCAAGCGCATGGTCGAGCGTTCGCGTGCCCAGGTGTGGGACGTGCTCGAGGAGATCATCCGCGAGCGCCCCGTCCTGCTGAACCGTGCGCCCACGCTGCACCGTCTCGGCATCCAGGCGTTCGAGCCGCAGCTCGTCGAGGGCAAGGCCATCCAGCTCCACCCGCTGGTCTGTGCTGCGTTCAACGCGGACTTCGACGGCGACCAGATGGCCGTGCACCTGCCGCTGTCGGTCGAGGCCCAGGCCGAGGCCCGCATCCTGATGCTCGCCTCGAACAACATCCTGAAGCCGTCCGACGGCCGCCCGGTGACCCTGCCCGCACAGGACATGATCATCGGTCTGCACCACCTGACGACCGTCCGCGAGGGCGCCGTCGGTGAAGGCCGTTCGTTCTCCTCGGTCGCCGAGGCGATCATGGCGAAGGACCAGAACACGCTGCACCTCAACGCGATGGTGAAGATCCGCATGTCGGGTGTCCACTTCGCCGAGGGTGAAGCACCCGAGGGCTACGAGGTCGGTCAGTCGATCCTCCTCGAGACCACCCTCGGTCGCGCGCTGTTCAACGAGACCCTCCCGACGGACTACCCGTTCGTCCAGAAGGTCACCGACAAGGGCACGCTCTCCGCGATCGTCAACGACCTCGCCGAGCGCTACTCCAAGACGGAGACGGCCGCTGCACTCGACCGGATCAAGGACGCGGGCTTCTACTGGGGCACCCGCTCCGGTGTGACCGTCGCCCTCTCGGACGTCGTGACGCCTCCTCGCAAGAAGGAGATCATCGCGGGCTACGAGATCCAGGCCGCCAAGGTCCAGGGTGAGTTCGACAAGGGTCTGATCACGGACTCGGAGCGTCGCGCCGACCTGATCAAGATCTGGACCGAGGCCACGAACGAGATCGCGCAGGAGATGCGCGACAACTTCCCGAAGGACAACACCATCAACCGCATGGTGTCGTCGGGTGCTCGTGGTAACTGGCTGCAGGTGCGCAACATCGCCGGTATGCGTGGTCTGGTGAGCAACCCGAAGGGTGACATCATCGCCCGCCCGATCATCAACTCGTACCGCGAGGGCCTGACGGTGGCGGAGTACTTCATCGCCACGCACGGTGCTCGCAAGGGTCTGGCGGACACGGCTCTCCGTACCGCCGACTCGGGGTACCTGACCCGTCGTCTCGTGGACGTGTCGCAGGACGTCATCATCCGTGAGGACGACTGCGGGACGACCCGTGGCCTCGAGCTGCCGATCGCGACGATGGGTGCCGACGGCAAGCTCGTCCGCGACCCGCGTGTCGAGAACACCGTCTACTCGCGCACCCTCGCGACCGAGGCCGTCGACGCCTCGGGCACCGTGGTGGCCGAGGGCGGCGAGGACGTCGGTGACGTCCTCCTCGACAAGCTGCTGGCAGCCGGTGTCGAGAGCATCAAGGTGCGCTCGGTCCTGACCTGCGAGTCGGCCGTCGGTGTCTGCGCGCAGTGCTACGGCCGTTCGCTCGCCACGGGCAATCTGGTCGACATCGGTGAGGCGGTCGGCATCATCGCCGCCCAGTCCATCGGTGAGCCCGGTACCCAGCTGACGATGCGTACCTTCCACACGGGTGGTTCGGCCTCGGCCGACGACATCACGCAGGGTCTGCCCCGCGTGACCGAGCTCTTCGAGGCTCGCACCCCGAAGGGCGCGTCCCCGATCGCCGAGGCCCCCGGCCGCGCCACGATCGAGGACACGGACAAGGGTCGTCGGATCATCCTCACGCCGGACAACGGCGACGAGCCGTTCATCTACCCGGTGCTCAAGCGTGCGACCCTCCTCATCGAGGACGGCCAGCACGTCGAGCTCGGCGAGCAGTTCATCGCCGGCACCGTCGACCCGAAGGAAGTCCTCCGGGTCAAGGGTGTCCGAGAGGTCCAGAAGCACCTGGTCAACGGTGTGCAGGACGTCTACGGCTCGCAGGGTGTGCCGATCCACGACAAGCACATCGAGGTCATCGTCCGTCAGATGCTCCGCAAGGTCACCGTCGTCGACCACGCCGACACCGACCTGCTGCCGGGTGAGCTCGTCGACCGGTCGCGCTACAACGCGATCAACCGGGCTGCGCTGCAGGAGGGTCGCAAGACCGCCTCGGCTCGCCAGGAGGTCATGGGCATCACGAAGGCGTCCCTCGCGACCGAGTCGTGGCTGTCCGCCGCGTCCTTCCAGGAGACCACCCGCGTCCTGACGCAGGCGGCCATGGAGGGCAAGCAGGACCAGCTCGTCGGCCTCAAGGAGAACGTCATCATCGGTAAGCTCATCCCCGCCGGGACGGGCCTCAGCCGGTACCGCGACGTGGACGTGAACGCGACGGAAGAAGCGAAGGCGGAGCGGTACCCGAACCGCATCTTCGCGGACGACTCGTCGTTCTCGGACGCCGACCTGAGCTTCGTCGACTTCGACAGCTTCTCGTCGGACGACTTCACGCCGGGTACGTACAACTGA